A region from the Altererythrobacter sp. H2 genome encodes:
- a CDS encoding MmcB family DNA repair protein, with amino-acid sequence MPRPAPAPFSPPDPVPATDASAVARGIARLFARNDIWCLPEMPLRNGRRADLMGIDAKGQVVIVEIKVARADLLGDGKWPDYLDFCDRFFWGLPPLLDRSPLEGADFRPDCCGVIVADGYDAEILRPAPLHPLAPARRKVEVERLARAALRRQLVARDPDCAPWVPSE; translated from the coding sequence ATGCCCCGGCCTGCTCCTGCACCCTTTTCTCCGCCCGATCCGGTGCCAGCAACAGACGCCAGTGCCGTCGCCCGCGGCATCGCTCGCCTGTTTGCCCGCAACGATATCTGGTGCCTGCCCGAAATGCCCCTGCGCAACGGGCGCCGGGCCGACCTGATGGGCATCGATGCCAAGGGGCAGGTGGTGATCGTGGAGATCAAGGTCGCGCGGGCGGACCTGCTGGGAGACGGCAAGTGGCCCGATTACCTGGATTTCTGTGACCGGTTTTTCTGGGGCTTGCCCCCCTTGCTCGACCGTTCGCCACTGGAGGGTGCCGACTTCCGGCCTGATTGCTGCGGCGTGATCGTGGCGGACGGCTACGATGCGGAGATTCTTCGTCCTGCGCCGCTCCATCCGCTCGCGCCGGCCCGCCGCAAGGTCGAGGTCGAACGGCTGGCCCGCGCGGCGCTGCGCCGGCAGCTGGTCGCCCGCGATCCGGATTGTGCGCCCTGGGTGCCGTCCGAATAG
- a CDS encoding sterol desaturase family protein encodes MNVALILAVVTSALAMTAIVALRYLVTSGAFAWATSHVRPGLYARLRPQIRREIGWSLLSAAIYGVPAGVVAWGWQERGWTQIYTGFGDYPLWYLPVSLFIYLFLHDTWFYWTHRWMHRPRWFRIAHAVHHDSRPPTAWAAMSFHPIEALTGAFVIPALVFFVPVHVAVLGLVLATMTVMGVTNHMGWEMFPRALVNSRLGNWLITASHHQRHHEQYLCNYGLYFRFWDRLCKTDRGLSDSFAR; translated from the coding sequence ATGAATGTCGCACTTATTCTGGCTGTCGTGACCTCCGCCCTGGCAATGACCGCGATTGTCGCGCTGCGCTATCTTGTCACCAGCGGGGCCTTTGCCTGGGCCACCAGCCATGTCCGCCCGGGGCTCTACGCCCGACTAAGGCCGCAGATCCGGCGTGAGATCGGCTGGTCGCTGCTGTCCGCCGCGATCTACGGCGTACCGGCCGGGGTGGTCGCCTGGGGCTGGCAGGAACGTGGCTGGACGCAGATATACACCGGGTTCGGCGACTATCCGCTGTGGTACCTGCCGGTTTCGCTGTTCATCTACCTCTTCCTGCACGACACCTGGTTCTACTGGACGCACCGCTGGATGCACCGTCCGCGGTGGTTCCGCATCGCCCATGCCGTGCACCATGACAGCCGCCCGCCGACAGCCTGGGCGGCCATGAGCTTCCATCCGATCGAGGCGCTGACCGGTGCCTTCGTGATCCCGGCCCTGGTGTTCTTCGTCCCGGTTCACGTGGCGGTGCTCGGGCTGGTACTGGCCACCATGACTGTTATGGGGGTGACCAATCACATGGGCTGGGAAATGTTCCCCCGCGCTCTTGTTAACTCCAGGTTGGGCAACTGGCTGATAACGGCCAGCCACCATCAGCGTCATCACGAGCAATATCTATGCAACTATGGCCTCTATTTCCGTTTCTGGGATCGCCTGTGCAAGACCGATCGCGGCCTGTCCGACAGCTTTGCGCGCTAG
- a CDS encoding DUF2141 domain-containing protein: MVLSGAAEPAGVDVTVTVAEIRSTKGVVRACMTTDAGKFPRCRGVAGAHSAVVPAKGSVTLTFTGVQPGRYAIALLHDENSNGKADRALGMMPKEGFGFSRDAKVQMGPPKFGDAVFEVGAAPVRQSIRMRYML; this comes from the coding sequence ATGGTGCTGTCCGGCGCGGCCGAGCCGGCCGGGGTCGATGTGACGGTGACGGTGGCGGAGATTCGCTCCACCAAAGGGGTGGTGCGCGCCTGCATGACGACCGACGCCGGGAAATTCCCCCGGTGCCGCGGGGTTGCCGGGGCCCACAGCGCGGTCGTTCCGGCCAAGGGTTCGGTCACCCTCACCTTCACCGGTGTGCAGCCCGGCCGCTATGCCATTGCCCTGCTGCATGACGAGAACAGCAACGGCAAGGCCGACCGTGCGCTGGGAATGATGCCGAAGGAAGGGTTCGGCTTCTCGCGTGATGCCAAGGTCCAGATGGGGCCGCCCAAGTTCGGCGATGCGGTGTTCGAAGTCGGCGCGGCCCCGGTCAGGCAGTCGATCCGGATGCGATACATGCTCTGA
- a CDS encoding PAS domain-containing protein yields the protein MDTLRGHFDASRLDDDGRDDYPGDDDTGIESPPAGIGTDERRMQVRAYNFWASQLQDRNFPSIEELEPDQLPDFGPYSVLLDFSAGIDNPAVQYLGRELARECGTDNAIGQLSDVPARSLLSRITDHYLQIIANQAPIGFEAEFVNQRGATILYRGILLPFSSDDDTIDFIYGVINWKEMADQMTSDELLLEIDQALEEAADPVPLPQLGQQDIAFPVTDWADGPGAVVADLPLSTYDDGEFDDGYDGDPLPQPLFGMDVEALLEDEDDDDAAEEDVAESRFASLLGASPRPSGAYDPAEDDWAEEPAGFDVELDIDQEADLAGYDAEIAVADSDLPGAGHSPGPFEAVVEPGEAADGDGASAPEAGFADGAEDGPVGLYDCLAAARELAHAARSSEDRSRAALYEAVGRAYDVSLAAMEEPQEFADLVAENGLTVQDRAPMTPVVKLVFGADYDKTRLTEYAAVLSHAHRSGIERGGLTRFLRQAEGGLKGVVQAERRLRREEAGKPAEAADGPREALARKLREMEPRGFGDIAPEGSEFGLVMIRRLESGEIVVLGEVPDDVSLVERAARRLLG from the coding sequence ATGGACACACTGCGCGGACACTTCGACGCATCACGGCTGGATGACGACGGGCGCGACGATTATCCCGGCGATGACGATACCGGAATCGAATCGCCACCGGCGGGCATCGGAACCGACGAACGCCGGATGCAGGTGCGCGCCTACAATTTCTGGGCGAGCCAGCTGCAGGATCGCAATTTTCCGTCGATCGAGGAACTCGAGCCGGACCAGTTGCCTGATTTCGGGCCCTACAGCGTGCTGCTCGACTTCTCCGCCGGGATCGACAACCCGGCCGTGCAATATCTCGGGCGCGAACTGGCGCGCGAATGCGGCACCGACAATGCAATCGGCCAGCTGTCGGATGTGCCTGCTCGCTCTCTGCTGAGCCGGATTACCGACCATTACCTCCAGATTATCGCAAACCAGGCGCCGATCGGATTCGAAGCCGAATTCGTCAACCAGCGCGGGGCAACGATTCTCTACCGGGGGATCCTGCTGCCGTTCTCAAGCGACGACGACACCATCGACTTCATTTACGGCGTGATCAACTGGAAGGAAATGGCCGACCAGATGACGTCGGACGAGCTCCTGCTGGAGATCGACCAGGCGCTGGAAGAAGCCGCCGATCCGGTCCCGCTGCCGCAACTCGGCCAGCAGGACATTGCATTTCCCGTGACCGACTGGGCCGATGGCCCTGGTGCCGTCGTGGCCGATTTGCCGCTGTCCACCTACGACGACGGCGAATTCGATGATGGCTATGACGGTGATCCGCTGCCGCAGCCCCTGTTCGGCATGGATGTCGAGGCGTTGCTGGAGGATGAGGACGACGATGATGCCGCCGAGGAGGATGTCGCCGAATCGCGCTTCGCCTCGTTGCTTGGTGCCTCGCCGCGCCCTTCGGGCGCTTATGATCCCGCAGAAGACGATTGGGCGGAAGAACCGGCCGGCTTCGACGTCGAACTCGACATCGACCAGGAAGCCGATTTGGCCGGATATGATGCCGAAATTGCCGTTGCCGACAGCGATCTGCCGGGCGCAGGGCATTCGCCGGGTCCGTTCGAGGCCGTGGTGGAACCGGGCGAGGCGGCCGATGGTGACGGCGCGAGCGCGCCTGAAGCAGGCTTTGCCGATGGTGCGGAAGACGGCCCCGTCGGCCTTTACGACTGTCTCGCGGCAGCGCGCGAGCTGGCCCACGCCGCCCGTAGCAGCGAGGATCGCAGCCGAGCCGCCTTGTACGAGGCAGTGGGCCGCGCTTACGATGTCAGCCTGGCTGCGATGGAAGAGCCGCAGGAATTTGCCGATCTGGTCGCCGAAAACGGCCTGACCGTGCAGGACCGCGCGCCGATGACGCCAGTCGTCAAGCTGGTGTTCGGTGCCGATTACGACAAGACCCGCCTGACCGAATATGCGGCCGTGCTGTCCCATGCGCATCGCAGCGGGATCGAGCGGGGCGGGTTGACGCGCTTTCTGCGCCAGGCCGAAGGCGGCCTCAAGGGGGTGGTCCAGGCCGAGCGCCGCCTCCGCCGCGAGGAAGCAGGCAAACCAGCCGAGGCCGCCGACGGCCCCCGCGAAGCACTGGCCCGCAAGTTGCGCGAGATGGAGCCACGTGGCTTCGGCGACATCGCCCCGGAGGGCAGTGAATTCGGCCTGGTGATGATCCGCCGGCTCGAAAGTGGCGAGATTGTCGTGCTCGGCGAAGTACCGGACGACGTGTCGCTGGTGGAGCGGGCCGCGCGCCGCCTGCTCGGCTGA
- a CDS encoding alpha/beta hydrolase — protein MGWIGWTATIVLVLVVALLGAWRYAHATGAVGLLEWADRTIGTTQGTAVAASGVAFGDDPAQRLDIIAPNTPGPHPVIVFFHGGGWHSGRPEDYRFVGRTFARAGYVVVLPGYRLGPEGIYPRMLEDGAAALAWTNAEIARFGGDPRQVILMGHSAGAHTATMLGLERQWLGQQGLPDGFVKAVVGLAGPYDFHPFTSDSARNAFGHVRDPAATQPITFVRGDAPPMLLLTGDADTTVKPRNSRVLAKALTDAGARAELVILPQVDHAGPVLKLARPFARDTRVRDAALGFLDTLPEASVPVQAEMR, from the coding sequence ATGGGCTGGATCGGCTGGACCGCTACCATCGTGCTCGTTCTGGTCGTGGCTCTGCTTGGCGCATGGCGATATGCCCACGCCACCGGTGCGGTCGGCCTGCTCGAATGGGCGGATCGCACGATCGGCACCACGCAAGGAACCGCCGTTGCGGCCAGCGGCGTCGCTTTCGGCGATGATCCTGCGCAAAGGCTCGACATCATTGCTCCCAACACACCGGGGCCGCACCCGGTGATCGTGTTTTTCCACGGCGGCGGCTGGCATTCGGGCAGGCCGGAAGACTACCGCTTCGTTGGCCGCACCTTCGCCCGCGCCGGCTATGTCGTGGTCCTGCCCGGCTATCGCCTTGGGCCCGAGGGCATCTACCCCCGCATGCTGGAGGACGGCGCGGCAGCACTGGCCTGGACCAACGCTGAGATTGCCCGCTTCGGCGGCGATCCCCGGCAGGTGATCCTGATGGGTCATTCCGCCGGCGCGCATACCGCAACGATGCTGGGGCTCGAGCGGCAGTGGCTGGGCCAGCAGGGCCTGCCCGATGGCTTCGTCAAGGCCGTCGTCGGCCTCGCCGGTCCCTACGATTTCCATCCCTTCACCAGCGATTCTGCCCGCAATGCGTTTGGCCACGTGCGCGATCCGGCGGCGACGCAGCCTATCACCTTCGTGCGCGGCGATGCCCCGCCGATGCTGCTGCTGACCGGCGATGCAGACACCACGGTGAAACCGCGCAACAGCCGCGTGCTGGCCAAGGCCCTGACCGACGCCGGGGCGCGGGCGGAACTGGTTATCCTGCCTCAGGTCGATCACGCCGGGCCCGTGCTCAAGCTGGCCCGCCCCTTTGCCAGAGACACGCGGGTGCGCGATGCCGCGCTCGGTTTCCTCGACACCCTGCCTGAGGCTTCAGTTCCGGTTCAGGCAGAAATGCGCTAG
- a CDS encoding M48 family metalloprotease, translating into MRLPALLFARCLAILAAFSLVATPAQAQSILRDAETEALLQDMAAPLVEAAGLAPGNVDIVLINDRSINAFVAGGQAIYIHTGLIEAADTANEVQGVIAHELGHITGGHIIRYDEGASNATGISILSLLIGVGAALAGAGDAAIGAIMAGQRAAMGKFLAFTRVQESSADAAGAEYLSLAGISGRGSLAFFKKLQNQEFRYGVSQDDEQAFVRTHPLTGDRLSTLRDVYERDPAWTAPDDPVLQRRFERIKAKLYGYQAEPQRVLQAFPEQRQDVPARYARAYAWHKEALMDRALVEVESLLATDPDDPYFLELKGQVLLESGRPAEAIAPLRRATELSSHQPLIASMFGHALLATEDSSHHPEAERVLRAAVSRDRYNPFAWYQLGVVFAARGDIPRARLASAEQQVMSRQYTLALRSAQAAEAGLPRGTPDWIRAQDISLQARAALEQQRDRR; encoded by the coding sequence ATGCGCCTCCCCGCCCTCCTGTTCGCCCGCTGTCTTGCCATTCTCGCTGCGTTTTCGCTGGTGGCGACCCCGGCACAGGCGCAATCGATCCTGCGCGATGCGGAGACCGAGGCGCTGCTGCAGGACATGGCCGCTCCGCTGGTCGAGGCCGCCGGTCTCGCCCCGGGTAACGTCGACATCGTCCTGATCAACGACCGTTCGATCAACGCTTTCGTGGCGGGCGGCCAGGCGATCTACATTCACACCGGCCTGATTGAGGCGGCGGATACCGCCAACGAGGTGCAGGGCGTGATCGCCCACGAACTGGGCCACATCACCGGTGGGCACATCATCCGCTATGACGAAGGTGCCAGCAACGCGACCGGGATTTCGATCCTGTCCCTGCTGATCGGCGTCGGCGCCGCGCTGGCCGGGGCGGGTGACGCAGCGATCGGCGCGATCATGGCCGGGCAGCGTGCAGCAATGGGCAAATTCCTCGCCTTCACGCGGGTGCAGGAATCCTCTGCCGACGCGGCCGGGGCGGAATATCTTTCCCTTGCCGGGATTTCCGGGCGCGGCTCGCTGGCCTTCTTCAAGAAGCTGCAGAACCAGGAATTCCGCTACGGCGTGAGCCAGGATGACGAGCAGGCCTTCGTCCGCACCCACCCGCTGACCGGTGACCGGCTTTCCACCCTGCGTGATGTCTACGAAAGAGACCCGGCCTGGACAGCGCCTGACGATCCGGTGCTCCAGCGCCGGTTCGAGCGGATCAAGGCCAAGCTCTACGGCTATCAGGCAGAACCGCAGCGCGTGCTCCAGGCCTTTCCTGAACAGCGCCAGGATGTGCCGGCGCGCTATGCCCGGGCCTATGCCTGGCACAAGGAGGCCCTGATGGACAGGGCGCTGGTGGAGGTCGAGAGCCTGCTGGCAACCGATCCGGACGATCCCTATTTCCTCGAACTCAAGGGCCAGGTCCTGCTCGAATCGGGCCGCCCGGCTGAGGCCATCGCGCCCCTGCGCCGCGCGACCGAGCTGTCTTCCCACCAGCCGCTGATCGCGTCCATGTTCGGGCATGCCTTGCTGGCGACCGAGGATTCGAGCCATCACCCGGAGGCCGAGCGGGTCTTGCGGGCGGCGGTTTCGCGTGATCGCTACAACCCGTTTGCCTGGTACCAGCTGGGCGTGGTGTTTGCCGCACGGGGCGACATTCCCCGGGCGCGGCTCGCCAGCGCCGAACAGCAGGTCATGAGCCGGCAGTATACCCTTGCGCTGCGCAGTGCCCAGGCGGCCGAGGCAGGCCTGCCCCGGGGCACCCCCGACTGGATCCGGGCGCAGGACATTTCGCTCCAGGCCCGCGCTGCGCTTGAACAGCAGCGCGACCGCCGCTAG
- a CDS encoding DsbA family protein, translating into MARTLFLTALVALLSGFGGAALWSLSGLGDSQVRQYLVANPDILPEMAEAFEQQQSAKRLADVGDDVTRAFPGAVLGNPQGTVTLVEFTDYGCTYCRTSLPHVEQLIAANPQLKVVIREWPIFQGSEEAARMALAAAKQGKYTAFHNAMFIQGPPNPARVEAAARSAGLDLAAARAYAVSPEVDVEIAQNRALADQLGFTGTPSWVAGGQTLVGAVGPESLQRAIDQAKGT; encoded by the coding sequence ATGGCACGCACCCTGTTTCTCACCGCGCTGGTCGCGCTCCTGTCCGGCTTCGGCGGGGCGGCCCTGTGGTCGCTGAGCGGCCTGGGAGATAGCCAGGTGCGCCAGTACCTTGTCGCCAACCCCGATATCCTGCCTGAAATGGCCGAGGCGTTCGAGCAGCAGCAGTCGGCCAAGCGGCTCGCTGACGTGGGCGACGATGTCACCCGCGCTTTCCCCGGTGCGGTGCTGGGCAATCCGCAGGGCACGGTCACGCTGGTCGAGTTCACCGACTATGGCTGCACCTATTGCCGGACCAGCCTGCCGCACGTCGAGCAGCTGATTGCCGCCAATCCGCAGCTCAAGGTGGTGATCCGCGAATGGCCGATCTTCCAGGGCAGCGAGGAAGCCGCCCGGATGGCGCTGGCAGCGGCGAAGCAGGGCAAATACACCGCCTTCCACAACGCCATGTTCATCCAGGGTCCGCCCAATCCCGCGCGGGTGGAAGCGGCGGCACGCTCGGCCGGGCTCGATCTGGCAGCGGCCCGGGCCTATGCGGTCTCGCCTGAGGTCGATGTGGAGATCGCCCAGAACCGTGCCCTGGCAGATCAGCTCGGCTTCACCGGCACGCCCAGCTGGGTGGCAGGCGGGCAGACCCTGGTCGGCGCGGTCGGCCCGGAATCGCTGCAGCGGGCGATCGATCAGGCAAAGGGCACCTGA
- a CDS encoding HD domain-containing protein, with protein MSTGETLEQGAHERAKFRAMKEGTAEDWAIIGTHFKEFAPGVADRVLDHLRLLDGDFGGFPVDRLEHSLQTATRAHRDGRDEQYVVMALLHDIGDTLGSYNHPDVAAAIIKPFVREELHWICQNHGHFQGYYYFHYLGMDQNSREKFRDHEHFEACAEFCEKYDQCAFDPDYQSEPLAFFEPMVRRVMARPLRTLYKFDEPQAEAAE; from the coding sequence ATGAGCACAGGCGAAACGCTGGAACAGGGCGCGCATGAACGGGCGAAGTTCCGGGCGATGAAGGAAGGCACGGCCGAAGACTGGGCGATCATCGGCACACATTTCAAGGAATTCGCCCCGGGCGTGGCTGACCGGGTGCTTGACCACCTGCGCCTGCTCGATGGCGATTTCGGCGGCTTCCCGGTCGACCGGCTGGAGCATTCGCTGCAGACCGCCACCCGCGCGCACCGCGACGGGCGGGACGAGCAATATGTCGTCATGGCCCTGCTGCACGACATCGGCGATACCCTGGGAAGCTACAACCACCCTGATGTGGCCGCCGCGATCATCAAGCCGTTCGTGCGCGAGGAGCTGCACTGGATCTGCCAGAACCACGGCCATTTCCAGGGCTATTACTACTTCCATTATCTCGGCATGGACCAGAATTCGCGCGAGAAATTCCGCGATCACGAGCATTTCGAGGCCTGCGCCGAATTCTGCGAGAAGTATGACCAGTGCGCGTTCGACCCTGACTACCAGAGCGAGCCGCTTGCGTTCTTCGAGCCGATGGTCCGCCGGGTCATGGCCCGCCCGCTGCGCACGCTCTACAAGTTCGATGAACCGCAGGCCGAAGCCGCCGAATAA
- a CDS encoding sensor histidine kinase produces MALMPFQPTPFFADKNRAFWTLQFAGWGGVLLLRAMSAFANGQPASFLVLILITTITGFSLSLLLSPIFRQLINRRPLVTWGATTAVLLVAVSLHAFIDSWVLGLYSSNAETGFAQLFIGIFFLNLSLLGAWSALYYAINFFLQVEEQADRLERLEAQATSAQLAMLRYQLNPHFLFNTLNSISTLVLLEQTEPANAMLTRLSGFLRHTLLTELTGTIPLAEEVETLQLYLDIERMRFEERLRTHFDIEPAAEQALLPAMLLQPLVENAIKYAVTPQEEGARITVSAKVLGNRLRVAVSDTGPGAQGPGRRPLPDAVTGRRTVSTGVGLPNIRNRLAQAYGEEHRFEIRTPPEGGFTVIIEIPYETAEKTAPMSAPTRMASVPAPSQPGLAAAPTPGALT; encoded by the coding sequence ATGGCCCTGATGCCCTTTCAGCCCACGCCGTTCTTCGCCGACAAGAACCGGGCGTTCTGGACCCTGCAGTTCGCCGGCTGGGGCGGGGTGCTGCTGCTGCGCGCCATGTCGGCCTTTGCCAATGGCCAGCCCGCCAGTTTCCTGGTGCTGATCCTGATCACCACGATCACCGGCTTCTCGCTCAGCCTGCTGCTGTCGCCGATTTTCCGCCAGCTGATCAATCGCCGTCCGCTGGTCACCTGGGGCGCGACGACAGCGGTGCTGCTGGTCGCGGTCAGCCTCCACGCCTTCATCGACAGCTGGGTGCTGGGGCTTTACAGCAGCAATGCGGAAACGGGCTTTGCCCAGCTGTTCATCGGGATATTCTTCCTCAACCTGTCGCTGCTGGGGGCCTGGTCGGCGCTCTATTACGCGATCAACTTCTTCCTCCAGGTGGAGGAGCAGGCTGACCGGCTGGAGCGGCTGGAGGCGCAGGCCACCAGCGCGCAGCTCGCCATGCTGCGCTACCAGCTCAACCCGCATTTCCTGTTCAATACGCTGAATTCGATCAGCACGCTGGTGCTGCTCGAGCAGACCGAGCCGGCCAATGCCATGCTCACCCGCCTGTCGGGCTTCCTGCGCCATACCCTGCTGACCGAGCTGACCGGCACGATCCCACTGGCAGAGGAGGTCGAGACCCTGCAGCTCTATCTCGACATCGAGCGGATGCGGTTCGAGGAACGGCTGCGCACGCACTTCGATATCGAGCCTGCTGCCGAACAGGCCCTGCTGCCCGCCATGCTGCTGCAGCCGCTGGTCGAAAACGCCATCAAGTATGCCGTCACCCCGCAGGAAGAAGGCGCGCGAATCACCGTTTCGGCCAAGGTGCTGGGCAACCGGTTGCGGGTGGCGGTTTCCGACACCGGGCCCGGTGCGCAGGGCCCGGGGCGGCGCCCCCTGCCGGATGCGGTGACCGGGCGGCGCACTGTCTCGACCGGCGTCGGCCTGCCCAATATCCGCAACCGTCTGGCGCAGGCTTACGGCGAAGAGCACCGGTTCGAGATACGCACGCCTCCCGAAGGCGGGTTCACCGTCATCATCGAGATTCCCTATGAAACGGCGGAGAAAACTGCACCGATGTCGGCACCGACACGCATGGCAAGCGTTCCCGCTCCGAGCCAGCCCGGGCTGGCCGCTGCCCCCACTCCTGGAGCCCTGACATGA